In the genome of Carya illinoinensis cultivar Pawnee chromosome 13, C.illinoinensisPawnee_v1, whole genome shotgun sequence, the window CTTAGATACTTTTAGCCCATAGTGCATAAATCATGATGCATTTACTCTTCTCACATAAGGCTTCTGCCTCAATGTCTGTATCATCCAAACCATCCTTTTGGTTTGAGATTTGATGTCACCACCCTAGTAATTGCCACTTAGTTCATACTAGAACTCAAATCCTCAAGCAAAAGgataattcaaaccaaaactCCAAGTGATAGCTGATTTAAGGTAAGGATGCACATGGCTAAACGCTATAggagaaacaaataaaagagaTCCACCATCAGGTTCTACCGTTCTATGGTATTCTTCGCCTCCCAATATCAAGTGTTAATACTTTCTTCTGTAAAATATGAAGCcgcacaaaataaaatataatgaatcTATTAAACGGATAAGCTATGAATTGCAACtcagacatttttattttcacaagtAAACTTTCAAGAATAAACTACTTGGCTATCATGATGAATATCGAGACCCTAGGTTCACCAGTAAGCACAAGGCTATTGGTCCTCTAAGCTCAATGAGCGACTATAGCCTGTTAAATTACATAAGCAAAGATCCTGATGGCCAGATCAAGGTTGAAGACATAAACATACAGAATAACCCTGACTAAATCTTCATCGGTGGAAATATAGATAAAAATTGCATGAGTATATAGAATTCATATATGGCTACTTGCTTTAAAAACATAGACAAGcatatgaatgcatgcatggaagCGGCCAAGTGTATCTTGTATAAACTACACCCACGTATAGATAGATACACGgacatggagagagagagagagagagagagagagagagagagagagagagagagagagagattcagtGTTAAATCACCTTGTGTAGCCTTTGTTGTTTCTCCTGCTTTAGTGTGTGGATCACACCCGTTAATCTAGCAAGTGTGTCGTTGCTGATGCTCTTTGATTGGCTACCTGAGGGATCAGTCAAGCTTGAGTGAACTTCATTTAGCGTCTTAGAAAAATCAATTGACATTACAGCTGACAGCTCATGGACAGCTTTAATATGGCTGGTGACCTTTTGTAATCTGAAAATCTGCAAGTTAAACAAACAATGGAGCAAACATAAGTGAAATTGGATGTCCGTTACTCGTATTCTACAACTTAAACTCTAAATCACTATTGTTGAAGCAACCCTTTCATTCTGAAGTTCCAGAAGGTGTGACTTAAGCTCTCCCAACTTCTTCGTTGTCAGATCACTTTCAGAAACTCGTGGATCAGAAGAAAGGCTAGATTGCCCATTGTCTGCTATTTCTGCACAGATCCGAACAACCTGTGACTggatttctgaaaattcctTAATTCTTTCTTGCTTCTTTGACCTCAGCTCCTCCAGAATAGGTTTTATGGCAGATATTTGCTCCTTGAGAGTGCCCCTTCCCTTTCCAAACAGTACAGAAAGGATATCAACTCGACAAATAATATGGAAGATGATATAGTCATGGAAGAATGATATGAAACTATTATACAGAAAGCACACAGCAGTTGCTATGGTCCTCAATTATCGGTATAAAAAAATGGATAGAGAATTGCATTTTCTGCAATGAAATAAATTCAACAAGAACGttaataatgtaaaaattatcaTACCCGTGAAAAGGAGGCATGTTCCCCAAGGGAAGAGACGATATTGGTGATTTCAGCTTCAGCCTCGGCTAATGACTGACGCAAATCAGCCTTGTactttcttgtattttcaaCCTTCTTCCGATAAATGTCGAGGCACTCTTGCTCGAGTTGTAGAAGGATCTTGTCCCTGTCGCTGTCACTCTCCCCAATTTCGTCCCATATTATCTAGATGACCGAAGAACCAAATGCATAAAAGATTACACACGAAGCAAAATTTCTGGGTTTAATTTAGAGCATTGTGAGAGAATCAAAGTTTCCGAAAGAAATCAACTATGACTCGCACGCAGTGGGAACTGAACTAATACAAATACAACACCATTAAGAGCTTCAAACTGCCCGACATTAAATTGGGACCTAAAACTGTAAATGGATGCATATTCTCATTCAGCATCAAACCCAAAATTACGAAAAATAGTTTGATGAGGACAAAAAAAACTTACagtaaaattcaaaacaaaaacatagaCTAACGCACGCACATGTGAATCATCCGCAGAAGTATCATGGATCGTGATAATGAAACAGAAAGCGAGCatatgagagagagggagagagagaacctgCAATTCCCGGAGTAGAGAACCGCAAGTGGTGCGAGACGGAGAGGTAGTCGGCGGCATATTCGCCATTACATAAGAACATGAAGgcgaaaaaagaaacaagagaTCTGAGTAAGAAGAACCGACTGCGAAGCCCCCGAGGCCAGAGCAGTGAGCGTTACGAGGCGTTTCTCTGCGCTATCTTCCTCCCTTGTTTTTTAATTGGCTTATTTTGCTGTGATTTATTCCATTCCTATTTTGAAAGATCCACAGGCAGATTTGGCTTCATGATTGGGAGATAATCCCTTTTGAAATGCGCATGGGTTGTTCTTTTGGCGCCAATACTTCTCGTTAAACTTtctcccttttttccttttctttttgccctttcttgtaaagaaaaataaagtataatagtatttaatttatgataatgttttagttataatttcataaaattaaaaacataaatgtaAATAGTttgatatgttatattatattataaaatatatctaatatatcacATAAATACGTGCTAAATTGTGAAGAGCTTGCAAATGCAATTCTCacttaaaaattgtaaatataatttttttttttaataatgtattcattaaaaactcaattcatttgatcgtttttaaaatttcaaggaGACTCGAATGTAATCCATTGagcaaagtatatatattattttaatattttgccattaaactaattaacataatttctttGATTGACCAAATAGCCAACCgaatctctcttcttcttttttttttttcttttaattacaCTAAATTTAACTAATCAAATGCCCCCAAAAAAATCATACGTTCAAACTACAAACTTTCCATTTTGATCaaaccatttaaaaataaaagctttCTAATAATTAATTACGAAACAGATGTAAATGTAACTATTTTATAACGTATTACATGCGTATAACGGTATAGTGTTATTTCAATGAGAATAaatgttattcttttaattcgattttttaatctagtttaaattttaaattttgaatattcatCTTTCATTTTGCAGAGAGTcgtaaaaaaggaaaattttattcaCTACACTTTCATCTTTTTCACATTCTACTACgtaagatataatatatttttcatcattagatgatcatttttcttttttattataatgataaatgtGAATGATTCTTTATCATACAATAATGATAAATGTGTTACATCTTACATAGTAAATTGAAAATAAGATATAAGTgtagtatataacattattctataaaaaaattggtattgcaTATATCAATACACACTGATTATGTTTGGTGAACTAGTTTTTCTTGATACACACATATATCAGTTAGacattttgtaattgttttagaattggGTTAGCAATATTTGACAATGCTAAACATTTATCAGTtgaatacaatatatattatgattattgTTTGCAATTATAGAGTAAAAGAGATAtcaaatagttttataatatgaaaaatctagttacaagtataactgCACACTCATATGTatatcaatctaatgtgattagtcaaaaaatagattttatttaaaacaatactaatttaaattttaaatataaaagaatcagtattagtacgtaaattagtacgttactttatttatacatattaaaactatttataatatttgagttattctaTTGTCAATTAGGTGTGTAACACATCATTCAAATTAGTTAAATGGTGAGATTTggtttgtaaaattaaaaattaaaaatttatttttaaaatcaaattatattatataaacacTTTAATATGTATAATCTATAttgacttataaataaaatctttcataaTGTGTATTGAGCATTTCATACTTCGAGATTTTATTGCTTTGACAATATGATAAGTActtgaatatatatagatatttttaaattaaaatttccaAATTTCCAAATATCAACTTTAAAATTCTATTATCACCATCGTTCGTGGGACAGTGGACACTATTACTCATTTTTCAGTCAATATATTGATTATAAcaataattgttattattacaATAATCATAACCATTGTTGGCATTGTTGTGACATTAGAATCAAAGACCTTAGTTACTAGGATTGGTATGACGTAAACGTTATTATCATGTTCTTTAATATATGACGCGAATTCCACAAACATTATAGTGGTTGTCCATAAGTAAAGGGTATCATTGTCGTGTTATAAATTGAGGGCAAATTATATCAGGTctgttttctttaatttttgaaaactgttttaaaagttgaaaaaaaaaatgatgttataatttaaatttttaatattatttttattttgtaatttgaaaaaattaaaatttttattatattttatgtgaaagtttgaaaaattataatgattatatgaaataagataagaattAAATCAAcataatgtatttataaaatggAAGAGGACTAATACAGTCACAAAAAAGATTATTGAAAAGcaaactcataaattaacatattttgatattatacgttagatctactttataataaaaatagttttgcaatctaatatatcatataaaataaagtcaGTTTGTGAATGTATTTATGTAGAATCtctttgtgattaaaatatttataaaaataaaaataatgcatactccttaaaaaaaatgtaaaattcattcaaaaacttatttttatgaaagaaaatgataaacacacgtcacattttataatattttacacaATAATGTTTAAAAGAAGGTTAATTTTGTAAACTATTGtataaaattaacataattttacaaaaatactcttattttataatatgtattgtgtaaattattgtaaaatatattatgtgtatatcatttttcttttataaaatgtttaacattttttttaagaacttgTACggcataaattgatatatagcATTAATCATGTAAAATTTCTTACGTGATTTTCgtgtaataataaataatttaatattttaaaattttaaaataaaaataatattataataatattttatttaatttttaataaaatatctcatccaTCCTAAACTttgaagcaaataaaatcttatcTGTAACCATATTGAATGTTTGAagtaacttatttatttataatttataagcatttatttatatatatatttttttaccaaaAGAATATCTTTTATGGTTTaaggagagagatagagagaaaatataaaatattaaaatatgtaatattagaATCCGTACGATCAATAATGAGATTTAATACTGAAAATCCACGTATTATATGCACCTGTCTCCAAGAACCTCAAGGGGACGCTGATCCCGATCcgtaagaaataaaataaaaagaaaacaaaggggAGATCCTTATCACAGGGACCAAAAAGTCAGAGCCGCCTACGTTACAAAGCCACGGAGCAGACATCCTCTCTCATTTCTCTGGCGAGAAAATGAAATCATGTGGAGCAGTTCCCACCGCCTTCCTCAGCTCTCTTCTTCAAACTTCTAATACAAAATCCGGGACTCGCGATTCCCTGGAAACCTCTCGATTACTCAGGGACGTCGCCACCAGGGAATTCAATGCATTCCTCTGGTTTTCTCTCATCGCCGTCACCGCTCTTCTGCTCCGAAAAGTCTTCAATCTCTTCCGGCTTTGGGCCCAGGCCCGGAATATTCCCGGGCCTCCGTGTACCTCTTTCTACGGCCACTCCAAGCTCATTTCCCGGGAAAATCTCACCGGTTAGTTCGATTCTCTTGGGAATTTCAGTTACCGTTTGGTTGAGTTGAAATTGTATAGGAATTTGAGAAATTCGAGTATTGTAACTGTCTTGTTTCTATTAAAATCGTTACTCGCTAGAGATTTTTGTGGCGAAAATGGAGAAAAGGAAAAGCGAAGAAGGATCTTTTGGTCTCTATTTTGCTGTTTCTGCAACTCAGCTAGTCAGGTGGTTgaatttgttttagttggggGTAGTTTGGAGCTTTGATGGGGGTTTAGATGATTAATAGATTTGAAGTCAGTATTTTAGTCCACTTTTATTCATGTATTTCTCCGAAATTAATtccattatagttttttttttccccctctttTTGAGTAATTCTTTTAGCTGATCTATCAGTCTTGTACATgctgaatttcatttttttgtgcATGTAGAAGCTTTTTACAATTCATCTGTTCAATCTTTCGAGTATTCAATATCATTACTTTTGCAAGAATTTGGATTCAGAATTGGTTGATTTGTCGACGATGTGCTTTTGTCTTAAGATAACCCACTTATTGAATCGATCGATGTTGTTGGTTGGATTGCTCAGTCCTTTTAGAATTATCCTTGTTCCGAAGGTTAACTAAGCAATGGAGTTTATTATTCATTGATTAGTCTGTTAAGTTTTTGAACTCCCAAATGATCAAGAAGAATCTACGCTTAAAGAATTTCCTATTTATACAATTTTCTCCCCATTGGAaatgtatatattttcaaaaagttGATCCAACTGAGTAGCCAGCCTGACAAGTTGCTATTTCTCATACCATGCCCAGTATCATCGACTTCATCTCTTACGACAACAATGACTTAATGTTAAACCCCCTGTTTTGCTGCATAGAATATCGAAATGAACATTTGCCCTTTGGAAGAAATCTagattgttttctttatttgatttttttgtaattaatttttttcttcatttgattgaagctataatatttttcagttgatataactaaatatagatgattcaaattaaatttgaattcatttgtttctCAGATTCtagcatttaatttattttctcatgaTAGCCTGTTTCTGGTCTTTGATGATTTAGAATTAGCTTCTATTTGATCTTTGGGATGTGTGTTCCTTTGTATAGGGTATAACTTAACTGTCCTTTTGGCTTTCAGAAGTTTTATCTGTTTTACACAAGAAGTATGGACCAATTGTCAAGTTGTGGCTGGGTCCTACTCAGCTTTTGGTGTCAATGAAGGATCCAGGACTTATCAAAGAGATGCTTGTAAAGGCTGAGGATAAATTGCCTTTGACTGGGAGGGCATTCCGATTGGCCTTTGGGCCTACGAGCCTCTTTGTTTCATCCTTTGACGAGGTATGAACTTAGGTTTCAATTCCACCTccatctttttccatttttccctCCCATTTGTATGTCCTAGTCCTATTTGAGAAGCTGCATTAGTATTACTGTTGATTTAAACCTGGGAAAGACAATGCATGTCAGAGCACTTAAAATAACTTTTGATCTCTTCATGCCGCTTGAGAGTTAGTAGAATTTTCATGAACTTTTGATGAATTAGTAAAGTAGaaggatattaattttttgtagtttttattttttattttctgcccTGGCATTATTGCATATCATGCTGCTTGACAAAAAAGCTGGATGAGATTCGGGAGTTCAGCAATGAACTTGGACTCTTGTGTCTGTGCCTCGCCCCATCATCTTGAGTTGGTGGCATGAGTATCATTTATTTTCCTGCATGTGAACTTTGGCTTCTCATTCTAAACACATTGATTATTTCAAAACTTTCTCTGGCCAGCGCTGGTTTTCAGAAGTTGTGTTTGGAAAAatgttgatttgtttttttaatcttcagCTGAtactaaaattttttattctgtTTCTACCAtatcgcttttttttttttttttttttgtcgtaTGACCTTTCTTTCGTAATGATCTATTTTAATAGATTCACATTTGGTCTTATGAGCCTTTCCTTCCATTAAAATCACAGAGCTTACATTTCTTTATGAGAGGCGCTTCGGACCGGTGGCACCTATAAGTTGTGTTTATCGGAAACCAGTTGTGAGCTGACACGTAACGGACACATAAAAAATTGGTACTGGCCGCATAACAGGGGATCAGCTCCCTTTCTAACTGAAGCCGAACTCtgctctccctccctctccttcCCAACCACACGCCgtctccccctccctccctctcctgCAAGCTGAAACCCACTTCTCCCGCCgtctccccctccctccctctcctgCAACTGGAACCCACTTCTGGaacaattattataatttaatttaattatattccGGTTTGAAACTGTTCGATATACaaggtaaaatttaatttttatgcttggattttttctaatttttattcaacattcatTGAAAACAGGGAGTACACAAACAGATTTACCATGATTTTCACTGTGGGTTCGTCGTTGGGAAACTGTCCGATATACAAGCCAAATATTCTGGAACCCACTTCCGGAACAATCATCCTGGAACCTAGAAATTAGGGATTAGAAAATGTAAAAACTAGAAAATGTAAAACCcagaaaaagtaaaaaccaGAAAATGTAAAACCtagaaaaagtaaaaaccaGAAAATGTAAAAACTAGAAACCGAAACCTAGAAATTACAGATCGGAACTCACCCGTGGAAATCGACGTTAACCAGTGAAGGGAGTGAGAGAGAGGTTAGGAGAGATTTTGTTTTTTCGTTAAGGATGATTTCGTGAAGTCTGATTTTGGTCTTTGTTAAGGGTGAACTTCGGTTTTGATTTTCGTCTGCAGCGGGAAGAGTTGCTTTAAGATACATGGGTCTGCAAAATGGGATACGGGAGGGAGAGTTGGGATACGGGAGGGAGAGTTGTGAAACAGAAGGAGAGATGGGTCTGCAAAATGGAAGGATTCCCTGCAGCGCGGCTTACTTCCTTTAAGATACATCTCTTACGTGGCAATTTATTACTGGGTTCCGATAATCTCACGTTATAGGAGGCACCGGTTTGAAGATTTTCCCTTTCTTTATTACTACATCATGATGGCTTCTCAAGATGACATgaagaaattttatatttttgtatttaattattttcctttcagGTTTGAATTAACATACTTCTTGCTGAACAAAATAACTCACgtatgtatgcatatatttaTGTACATGTGCATTAATGTTCTGTACATCACATGCAGGTGCAAAGGAGAAGGGAATCATTGGCAACAGAATTGAGTGGGAGATTGATTGAGAAACCTCCTGCAATGCCTACAAAGGTTGTGGACTGTATCATGGAGAGGCTGAACAAGTTCATGGCCGAAGGCAGCCTGGATTGTAACATGGTTTCTCAGCATATGGCTTTTACCTTATTGGGATCCACACTCTTTGGAGATGCCTTCTTAACATGGTCCAAGGCAACTGTTTATGAGGAGCTTCTGACAACGATTGCTAAAGATGCTTGCTTTTGGGCCTCATATAGCATTAGACCCTACTGGAAACGGGGATTTTGGAGTTACCAGCATTTATGCACACAGTCAAGACTCTTAACTCAAGATATTGTTCAACAGTGCCAAAAGAACAACAAGCTTTTTCATCAGAAGGATGGAAACCATTATAATGGGATTACAAAGATGGGAATGAAGCCCGCATCTGGTACACTATGTTGTTCTGGTGAGCTTAATGGCCATCTTAATGCAACCGAGGAACCATGTGGAAATATCATGGGGGTGATGTTCCATGGATGCCTAACTACCTCGGGGTTGATTGGCAGTTTATTGTCAAGGCTTGCGACACATCCACAAATCCAGGAGAAGGTAgctgtcttttctttcctctcatCCTTTTTATTTGAAGGTCATGCTGCTCCAAGTTCATTTTGCCAGAACTGATGTCAGACGTAGTTAATTAATGGAAGTGTTCAAGTGGATGCAACCACTTTTGACTGGTAAAGTTATGAGTCACATGAGACCCttaattctttctttaattttttgctaAAATTTTGTGGATTTATAATCTTGCTCATTGTGGAATATTAGTGGGGTGTGGTGTGTTCTTGTTTGCACTTTATTTTATCATTGACCTGCTCTCTGTGTCCAATGTGTATTTGCTGCATAATTTCTGCAATCTTTGCTATATTGGCTGTTGACTGATATTTTCTATGAAAAACACGCAGCATTTTGAGCACTAGTAATACACGGAAGGAAGTGTGCCTGTAACTTCTAAGTTGAGCTTCTTTTCTGGCTGCTGCATTCTTTGCACACTCACTCTGCTGACCTTAATTTGAACATAAATTTCTTCTTTGGAGTTTGGAAGTTTAACCAtttcttagtttatatatatatatatggtttgaTCAGGGTTTGAATTAAGCTGTGCAttgatttaatttgttttattgggGGTTCTAATTCTGCTGTAACTTGCTTTATAAAAGACAAAATCAGTTGCCAATAGTTTTTGTTAAGGAATTAGTATCCGACATTGTAATTTATGTGTATTCTGTAGATTTACTCGGAGATCATTACGGCAAGGAATGGGTCAATGAAACAAGACCAACAATGTGTTGATAAGATGCGTTTATTATTAGCAACTGTTTATGAATCTGCTCGTCTTCTACCAGCAGGGCCTTTGCTTCAGAGGTGTTCTTTGAAACATGGTAAGGCATTGCCTAACATTGTGTAGTGggtctctctctcgctctctctctctctctctctctctctctctctccgtacTGGGATGGGCCGGGTTTATCTTAGACATCCAActtccatatttttattttctttaggcCAGATTAAGCATACAGTAATTGTATACATAcgaattattttaatatatctagCTAAGTAATGGAAATGCTGTCAGCTTCTTTTTTTGAAACCCAatcattataaaaatttcaatcattCCTGATATACTTTTTGTGGTTCTTGGGATTTATCCTCTAAGCCACAAGTGTTCTTTCTTCATGTTATCATGTGCATTACTTTTATTTGTAGCTTCTAGAGATAGTGGCGTCACTTGCACCAATGCAAATAGTCAAGCAAGTAACAATTTTCTATCAATGAGCTGAGTTTTTCTTCCTACtgtgtatttatatttttatagttaaCTATGGCCATACTCAAGAATGCAATATAAGAGGATATTAATTAGTATGACATTTTGGTTTTGTTGGGCTCTTACAAACTTTTTGGTCAACAATTTATCTTGTCTTGTCTATCCTATAGCTTGAGACCATGGTTGTGGTGTTCATTAGATTTCTTCCTAAGCTGTGGAGCTCTTGGGTACAAAATTCTTATGGACACTTCATTTTCATGCTGTATAATAATTCCTTACCTATCTGTAGCACGTTTACATTGATGTATGTTGCTTTTATTATACCTTTTCACTGTAACTGATCATGATTGTTACTTGCTGtttttacttcttcttttttattatttattttatattttattacacCCCTTTTgtaatctctattttttttccttttttccttgtaCTTCTCCAGACTTCAAACTTGAAACTGGTGTAACCATACCAGCTAGAGCAGTGCTGGTTGTACCTGTACAGTTGTTACAGATGGATGATTCTAGTTGGGGGCAAGATGCCAGTGAATTCAATCCATATCGTTTTCTGTCAAAGGCTGGAAATGGATCTGATTTGGTGCTTACATCTAGTACAGGTTTCACTCCTGAGTAAATCCAATGTTAATGTTTCCATAGTTACACCATATTTTATTTGTCAATTGTACAGTCATTTATTATCACATAACATTAGTATTAATATCCACAATGCCTTGATCCATGTCTTCTGGGTGTTAATAGTTTAATTTGTGACATGCTTACTGTAATCTTTCTCCTTGTTCAATTTTGTATAATATCTCCTTGTTCACACAAAGTAGATGATTTAGCCATATCTCACGAATGAATATGGTTTGCACTATTAAATTTTATGGTTGTATTTTCAGTATTATGTGCATCCAAATCTAGCTTGCATTTGATCACCCTCTAGTCTACATGACAGTGAGTTGGGGAATAATTGACAATTGTGACCTGAATTTTTGCATAATCACATCATCAAAGTTAAAATAATCTAACTATAATGAATATATGGTAATAATTGTTGCCAGGGAATGCTGAAAAGCATGTACATCTCGAAGAGAGCTTCTTCATCTTAAATGATCCAAACGACAATGCAGCATTTCTTCCCTTTGGTTCTGGTGCACGTGCTTGTGTGGGTCAGAAATTTGTAATTCAAGGAGTTGCAACATTGTTTGCATCATTGCTTGAACATTATGAGGTTTGTGCTATAATTTGTTACTTTTTCATCTCAACTTTCTGtagcaaacaattttttttaaaacgttaTTGCTTGAATGTTATGAAGTTTTGTGCTGGCTACATTTTCTATAGAATGGCATCTAGTTTAAGGCCAAGAGTATGACTACTCAGGTTCTTCAGAATCGCACCCAAGagcaagaaattattaaaataccCTTATGACAAAAATGCGAAGTTTCTTCATTATTTGAGACTCATCCAACCAATAAAAGAACTTTTGAAGACTCGGCCAGGAACTTCTAAGTTGTCACAGCCTTGAAATTAAGACATACTTTTAGTTTTGATTTCTGCGTGTATGCATCCACGAAAGTCTTTGGAATTTTGAATCAGTTTCTAAAACTTCTTAAATAGGAAACCCAATGTTAGTTTCTAAACCAATGATATTGGATCTGTAGCTTCAGTTG includes:
- the LOC122292899 gene encoding cytochrome P450 72A397-like — its product is MKSCGAVPTAFLSSLLQTSNTKSGTRDSLETSRLLRDVATREFNAFLWFSLIAVTALLLRKVFNLFRLWAQARNIPGPPCTSFYGHSKLISRENLTEVLSVLHKKYGPIVKLWLGPTQLLVSMKDPGLIKEMLVKAEDKLPLTGRAFRLAFGPTSLFVSSFDEVQRRRESLATELSGRLIEKPPAMPTKVVDCIMERLNKFMAEGSLDCNMVSQHMAFTLLGSTLFGDAFLTWSKATVYEELLTTIAKDACFWASYSIRPYWKRGFWSYQHLCTQSRLLTQDIVQQCQKNNKLFHQKDGNHYNGITKMGMKPASGTLCCSGELNGHLNATEEPCGNIMGVMFHGCLTTSGLIGSLLSRLATHPQIQEKIYSEIITARNGSMKQDQQCVDKMRLLLATVYESARLLPAGPLLQRCSLKHDFKLETGVTIPARAVLVVPVQLLQMDDSSWGQDASEFNPYRFLSKAGNGSDLVLTSSTGNAEKHVHLEESFFILNDPNDNAAFLPFGSGARACVGQKFVIQGVATLFASLLEHYEIRLPESESQSDTKQMMNNSVFQHLPSQEMVLVRRNS